ACGGGCGAGGGAGCGTACGGGCGTCATGGGTCAGTCATACCCCGTTGCGTCCACGGGCACCCCCGCAACCGCCGATCCGGAAACGGTCAGCGTTGACTCCTCGCCACGCCGATTCGAGCGACCGTCGCTGATGAACCGCGGGCGGCGGGTAACCTCCCCCGCGTGACGACACTGCGGCTCCGTCCGGAGGATCCGGCCGACACCGGTGCGGTCCGCCGCGTGCTGGCCGCCGCCTTCGCCCGCCCGGACGTGGCCACGCCGCCCGAGGTAGGGCTCGTCGACGAGCTGCGGGGAAGCGAGTCCTGGCTACCGGCACTGGCCATGGTCGCCGAGTATGGCGGCGAGGTCGTCGGCTACGCCCTGCTCACCCGGGTACGGGTGCACTCCGACCAAGGCGACGTGCCCGCGTTGGCCCTCGGCCCGGTCGCTGTTGCCCGGCACCGGCAACGGATCGGGCTCGGCACGGCGGTCGTGCAGGCCGCCCTCGACGCCGCCACCGAGCTGGGTGAGCGGTTGGTGGTGGTGCTCGGCGACCCGGCGTACTACCGACGGTTCGGCTTCGGCCGCGCCGACCGAATGGGCCTCACCAGCCCGTGGTCCGGCCTCGGGGAACCCTGGCAGGCGCTGGTGCTGCCCCCCGCCACCGGCGGCGAGGGAACGCCCCCGCAGGGTGAGGTGATCTTCCCGTCCCCCTGGTCCAAGGTCTGACCCCGCGCCCGAGCCGCTCGGCACCTCTCATGGTCGCACCGCGCGAGCCATCGCACCTGCCGATCACACGGATCGTGTGCGGACCCAACGCCGGCATGTCCGGCAGCGGACCCAACGCCGGCACGTCCGGCACCCGGCTCAGGCCGGTTGGGTCCGCAGGTAACGGCCGAAGTGCGGGACGGTGAAGGCGACTGTGCCACGTTCA
The sequence above is a segment of the Micromonospora sp. WMMA1363 genome. Coding sequences within it:
- a CDS encoding N-acetyltransferase; its protein translation is MTTLRLRPEDPADTGAVRRVLAAAFARPDVATPPEVGLVDELRGSESWLPALAMVAEYGGEVVGYALLTRVRVHSDQGDVPALALGPVAVARHRQRIGLGTAVVQAALDAATELGERLVVVLGDPAYYRRFGFGRADRMGLTSPWSGLGEPWQALVLPPATGGEGTPPQGEVIFPSPWSKV